The Fimbriimonas ginsengisoli Gsoil 348 genome window below encodes:
- a CDS encoding ATPase domain-containing protein, with the protein MDTGIRTETASTGVDGLDDVLGGGLPRNRLYLVQGDPGVGKTTLALQFLMEGVRLGERVLYITLSETREELAMVAESHGWTLDGIDLYELSAMEDLLDGESENTVFHPSEVELTETTKALIGIVEQVQPSRAVFDSLSEMRLLARDALRYRRQILALKQYFTGKRCTVLLLDDQTSEPGDLQLQSIAHGVLLLEQLPTSFGVDRRRFRVQKLRGVSFRSGYHDLGMLTGGMRIYPRLIAAEHRQSVGNHSVSSGVAALDELLGGGLDEGVSTLLLGPAGAGKSTIAIRYAVAAAERGDRAALYSFEETPRTLYKRCRGLGIDLEKYVRSGHVIVQHIDPAELTPGEFIHQVREDVRSGEVKIVAIDSLNGYLNAMPEERFLILQLHELLSFLGQQGISTILVVAQHGMLGANMASPVDVSYLADTVILFRLYEFEGHLKQAISVVKRRGGQHDRSIRELRLGENGGIGIGPPLESLHGVFTGVPRESTIDVSRTSP; encoded by the coding sequence ATGGACACAGGAATACGGACTGAAACCGCGTCGACTGGCGTCGACGGACTCGATGATGTTCTGGGTGGCGGGCTGCCCCGGAACCGGCTGTACCTCGTGCAGGGAGACCCCGGCGTGGGCAAGACCACGCTGGCGCTGCAGTTCTTGATGGAAGGGGTGCGCCTAGGGGAAAGGGTGCTTTACATCACCCTCTCGGAAACTCGAGAAGAATTGGCCATGGTCGCCGAGTCTCATGGCTGGACGCTCGACGGAATCGATTTGTACGAGCTTTCCGCGATGGAAGACCTCCTCGACGGCGAGTCGGAGAATACGGTTTTTCATCCGTCCGAGGTGGAGCTCACCGAAACGACCAAGGCTTTGATTGGAATCGTCGAACAGGTTCAGCCGAGCCGTGCCGTATTTGATTCCCTTTCCGAAATGCGACTTCTTGCCCGGGACGCGTTACGGTATCGACGGCAAATCCTGGCATTAAAGCAGTACTTCACCGGCAAGCGGTGCACTGTTCTTCTCCTAGACGACCAGACGTCGGAACCGGGGGATTTGCAACTGCAGAGCATCGCTCACGGCGTACTCCTCTTGGAGCAGCTTCCGACGTCGTTCGGTGTCGACCGTCGTCGGTTTCGCGTTCAAAAGCTGCGTGGCGTGTCTTTTAGAAGCGGATACCACGATCTCGGAATGCTCACCGGTGGAATGCGGATTTACCCTCGCCTGATCGCCGCGGAGCACCGCCAGTCGGTAGGAAACCACTCGGTTAGCAGCGGCGTAGCGGCATTGGACGAACTGCTCGGAGGCGGGTTGGACGAGGGAGTGAGCACCTTACTACTCGGTCCGGCGGGAGCAGGAAAGTCAACGATTGCCATTCGGTACGCAGTTGCGGCGGCGGAACGGGGGGACCGGGCGGCGTTATATTCGTTTGAAGAGACGCCGCGCACCTTGTACAAACGGTGTCGAGGTCTCGGCATAGACCTCGAGAAATACGTTCGATCAGGACATGTAATCGTCCAGCACATCGATCCGGCCGAGTTAACTCCCGGAGAATTTATCCATCAAGTGCGAGAAGACGTTCGGTCCGGCGAGGTGAAAATCGTCGCAATCGACAGTCTGAATGGCTACCTCAATGCCATGCCCGAAGAGCGGTTTTTAATACTGCAGCTTCACGAGCTTTTGTCGTTCTTAGGGCAGCAGGGAATCTCCACGATTCTGGTTGTCGCTCAGCATGGAATGTTGGGGGCGAACATGGCGTCTCCCGTAGACGTCAGCTACTTGGCCGATACCGTCATCCTCTTCCGGCTTTATGAGTTCGAAGGCCACCTAAAGCAGGCTATCTCGGTAGTCAAACGGCGGGGTGGACAACATGATCGATCCATCCGAGAATTACGGTTGGGAGAGAATGGCGGAATCGGAATTGGACCTCCTCTCGAGTCGCTGCACGGCGTATTTACCGGCGTTCCAAGAGAAAGCACGATTGATGTTTCCCGAACTTCGCCATGA
- a CDS encoding sensor histidine kinase: MIDTTARIEERVLILAPTGRDGHLIATILCQRDIEAEAVGSIAEFCAKIAEGGGAAIVTEEGLSGTALEALRTTLARQPAWSDIPIVILTTGGETAAAKTWNLVQRLEPSGNVSLLERPLRSITLVNAVQVALRSRRRQYEVRDLYETLEGRVAERTAELERLNREAEGFNYSISHDLRAPLRAIIATSQMLVQDYSAGLPEQAQYYLQRQSDAASRLAALIDDLLKLSRLSHTEMRPVSFNLSDLAQEVIDEMALNGPVKCTFQVQPDLNAFGDPFLVRFVLWNLLNNACKFSPEGGLVSVSQEQGGAFCVRDQGIGFDMRYVEKLFQPFERLVTESQFPGTGIGLANVKRIVERHGGRVWAESEPGCGSRFLFTLEASSKKPASVTGGRMGEPNATVLSPVE; encoded by the coding sequence ATGATCGACACCACCGCACGCATTGAAGAACGCGTGCTAATCCTCGCTCCGACCGGCCGAGATGGTCATCTAATCGCCACGATCCTCTGTCAGCGCGACATCGAGGCGGAGGCGGTTGGCTCAATAGCGGAATTCTGCGCCAAGATCGCCGAAGGTGGTGGAGCGGCGATTGTCACGGAAGAGGGTCTTTCTGGCACCGCCTTAGAGGCGTTGCGCACCACCCTGGCTAGGCAACCCGCCTGGTCCGACATCCCGATCGTCATCCTCACGACGGGAGGCGAAACTGCCGCCGCGAAAACTTGGAATCTGGTTCAACGTTTGGAACCGAGTGGGAACGTGAGCTTGCTGGAGCGCCCCTTGCGTTCCATTACCTTGGTCAACGCCGTTCAGGTCGCGCTTCGATCGAGAAGGCGTCAATACGAGGTGCGGGATCTGTACGAGACCCTGGAAGGTAGGGTTGCCGAGCGGACCGCGGAGCTCGAAAGGCTGAACCGCGAGGCGGAGGGATTCAACTACTCGATCTCCCACGATTTGAGGGCACCCCTGCGGGCCATCATCGCGACGAGCCAGATGCTGGTGCAGGATTACTCGGCGGGCCTTCCCGAGCAGGCTCAGTACTACCTTCAGCGTCAAAGCGATGCGGCCAGCCGGTTGGCCGCCCTCATTGACGACCTACTGAAGCTGTCCCGGCTTTCTCACACGGAAATGCGTCCGGTCTCGTTCAACCTGTCGGACCTCGCACAAGAAGTGATCGATGAGATGGCGCTAAACGGGCCGGTCAAATGTACATTTCAGGTCCAGCCGGATCTAAACGCATTCGGCGATCCATTCTTAGTCCGGTTTGTGTTGTGGAACCTCCTGAACAACGCCTGCAAGTTCTCGCCCGAAGGGGGTCTCGTATCGGTGAGCCAGGAGCAAGGCGGGGCGTTTTGCGTCCGCGACCAGGGTATCGGCTTCGACATGCGTTACGTCGAAAAGTTGTTCCAGCCCTTTGAGAGGCTGGTCACCGAATCGCAGTTTCCAGGAACCGGGATCGGCCTGGCCAACGTGAAGCGGATCGTGGAGCGGCACGGCGGGCGGGTCTGGGCCGAGTCGGAGCCAGGATGCGGTTCCCGCTTCTTGTTTACGTTAGAGGCTTCTTCCAAGAAACCGGCGAGCGTTACAGGGGGGCGGATGGGGGAGCCAAATGCAACGGTTCTATCGCCAGTCGAGTAA
- a CDS encoding RNA recognition motif domain-containing protein → MANKTLYVGNLPYSATEDQLTAHFSAYGATNARIVEGRGFGFVDVDPNQLEAAIADKHNSPLDGRTLTVNEARPREPRSGGGGGGGGGYGGGGGGGRSGGGGGYGGGSGGGGGGGKSRGNRW, encoded by the coding sequence ATGGCAAACAAAACACTCTACGTCGGCAACCTGCCGTACTCCGCGACCGAAGATCAGCTCACGGCGCATTTCAGCGCTTACGGAGCGACCAACGCTCGTATCGTCGAGGGTCGTGGTTTCGGCTTCGTCGACGTCGATCCGAACCAGCTCGAGGCGGCGATTGCCGACAAGCACAACTCCCCGCTTGACGGGCGAACTCTCACCGTCAACGAGGCCCGTCCTCGCGAGCCCCGATCCGGTGGTGGCGGCGGCGGTGGCGGCGGCTACGGCGGTGGTGGCGGCGGTGGCCGAAGTGGCGGCGGTGGCGGCTACGGCGGTGGCAGCGGCGGCGGCGGTGGCGGCGGAAAATCTCGCGGCAACCGCTGGTAA
- a CDS encoding response regulator, which translates to MLLKPIQRKKLHSVLVEILGVGFAPKSREVRRDLLAHRNLKVLVAEDNEVNQIVAHRLISGLGMEVRIAGDGKEAVEMSSEDRYDLIFMDCQMPVVDGFEATGLIRAGESEGVRIPIIAMTANASQSDREACLAAGMDDFLTKPVTESEIVATIGRVLKLDRA; encoded by the coding sequence GTGCTTCTGAAGCCGATTCAGCGGAAGAAGCTGCATTCGGTATTGGTGGAAATACTCGGAGTCGGGTTCGCCCCGAAGAGCCGTGAGGTGCGGCGCGATCTCCTGGCGCACCGGAACCTGAAGGTTCTCGTCGCCGAGGATAACGAGGTGAACCAGATCGTGGCCCACCGCCTAATCTCTGGCCTTGGGATGGAAGTGCGGATCGCCGGCGATGGAAAAGAAGCGGTGGAGATGTCCAGTGAAGATCGGTACGACCTTATTTTCATGGACTGCCAGATGCCGGTCGTAGACGGTTTCGAGGCGACGGGTTTGATTCGAGCGGGCGAGTCCGAAGGGGTTCGTATCCCAATTATCGCCATGACCGCCAATGCGTCTCAAAGCGATCGAGAAGCGTGTCTTGCCGCCGGCATGGACGACTTCCTGACCAAGCCAGTCACAGAATCAGAGATCGTAGCAACGATCGGTCGGGTACTGAAGCTGGATCGAGCTTAG
- the lepB gene encoding signal peptidase I — protein MRKRSILALCGLGALALLKCQPIQPVVVMGRSMQPTLQPYQVVWSTRDFKKLERGDLVVFDHEGETMVKRVAGLPGDRVDQYLIAGDWMVPDYPVWNRFAAKNGYPKRTTIVPEGSVYVVGDSIEKSIDSRSYGPIKISSIGAKLLYQESESPKLPSLRLSRNLTVQRNEPAGA, from the coding sequence ATGCGCAAAAGAAGTATTCTCGCCCTCTGCGGGCTCGGGGCTCTCGCCCTTTTAAAGTGTCAACCCATCCAGCCAGTCGTGGTGATGGGCCGCTCCATGCAGCCCACTCTGCAGCCTTACCAGGTCGTTTGGTCGACGCGCGACTTCAAGAAGCTGGAGCGCGGCGACCTCGTGGTTTTCGATCACGAGGGAGAAACGATGGTAAAACGAGTCGCGGGACTGCCTGGCGACCGAGTCGATCAATACCTGATCGCAGGAGACTGGATGGTTCCCGATTACCCAGTTTGGAACCGCTTCGCGGCGAAAAATGGCTACCCAAAGAGAACGACGATCGTTCCCGAAGGGTCCGTGTATGTCGTCGGCGACAGCATTGAAAAATCGATAGACTCCCGCTCTTACGGTCCGATCAAGATCTCGTCGATCGGAGCCAAGTTGCTCTATCAAGAGTCCGAATCCCCGAAGTTGCCCAGCCTCCGATTGTCGCGAAATCTAACCGTGCAACGAAACGAGCCGGCTGGCGCTTGA
- a CDS encoding AAA family ATPase: MTITEIASHAQAIIDEVERVIVGKRGTVRKAVLTLMCDGHVLLEDIPGVGKTTLAKALAKSIGGDFRRIQFTPDLLPSDVTGSSIFNQRESEFEFRPGPVFGNVVLVDEINRATPKTQSALLEAMEEKQVTTDGETRPLPRPFFVIATQNAIEMTGTYPLPEAQLDRFFSRLSLGYPERDEEAAILGQQQVAHPLELVTEVVSMATLQEIQTAVRDVFVHDTIRHYIVDVVRATRESNQFLMGASPRGSLHLMRAAQANAALSGHDFVRPDDVKEMASAVLGHRVLPRSELRAKGLTTEEVIQQLLDRVSAPVPVA; the protein is encoded by the coding sequence TTGACCATAACGGAGATCGCGTCGCACGCCCAGGCCATCATCGATGAAGTCGAGAGAGTCATTGTCGGAAAGAGGGGGACCGTCCGAAAAGCGGTTCTGACCCTGATGTGCGACGGCCACGTCCTGCTAGAGGACATTCCCGGCGTAGGTAAGACAACCTTGGCCAAGGCGCTCGCCAAGAGCATCGGCGGAGACTTCCGACGAATCCAGTTCACTCCGGACCTCCTTCCCTCGGACGTTACCGGCAGCTCGATTTTCAACCAACGAGAGAGCGAGTTCGAATTTCGCCCGGGTCCGGTCTTCGGCAACGTGGTGCTCGTGGACGAAATCAACCGTGCCACTCCCAAGACTCAGTCCGCGCTTCTCGAAGCGATGGAAGAGAAGCAGGTCACCACCGATGGCGAAACCCGCCCGCTTCCCCGTCCGTTTTTCGTCATCGCCACGCAGAACGCCATCGAGATGACCGGTACCTATCCGCTGCCGGAAGCCCAGCTCGATCGATTCTTTTCTCGCCTTTCCCTCGGCTATCCGGAGCGAGATGAGGAGGCCGCGATCCTCGGCCAACAGCAGGTCGCCCATCCGCTGGAGCTAGTGACGGAGGTCGTTTCGATGGCGACGCTTCAGGAGATCCAGACCGCAGTTCGAGACGTCTTCGTGCATGACACGATTCGACACTACATCGTGGACGTAGTCCGCGCCACTCGCGAAAGCAACCAATTTTTGATGGGCGCGTCACCGCGCGGCTCGCTTCACTTGATGCGGGCGGCCCAGGCAAATGCCGCGCTTTCCGGACACGATTTCGTGCGGCCGGACGACGTGAAGGAGATGGCGAGCGCGGTTCTCGGACACCGCGTGCTTCCCCGATCCGAGTTGCGGGCAAAAGGACTCACCACCGAGGAAGTCATCCAGCAGCTCCTCGACCGCGTCTCCGCTCCGGTTCCCGTGGCGTAG
- the rdgB gene encoding RdgB/HAM1 family non-canonical purine NTP pyrophosphatase, with protein sequence MPGPTKTLVIATHNRKKAGEMVTILSRRFPQLELLTLADFEGAPEPEETGSTYPENAAIKSESAAAFTGEWSLADDAGLEIDRLDGAPGLYSKRFGGEDLPFPEKMAKILSLLAGEGSRRARFRCCVALTSPTGETKIFEATCEGAIAQAPSGGGGFGYDPIFLPDDADGRTMADLTADEKHRISHRGKVLAMVGDYLEADGTL encoded by the coding sequence ATGCCTGGTCCAACGAAAACGCTGGTGATCGCCACCCACAACCGGAAAAAGGCCGGTGAGATGGTGACCATCCTCTCCCGCCGGTTCCCGCAGCTTGAATTACTAACCCTTGCCGATTTTGAAGGCGCTCCCGAGCCGGAAGAAACCGGCTCCACTTACCCGGAGAACGCCGCAATCAAATCCGAGAGTGCGGCGGCGTTTACGGGCGAGTGGTCGTTGGCCGACGACGCTGGGCTGGAGATCGACCGCCTCGATGGCGCGCCCGGGCTATACAGCAAGCGCTTCGGCGGCGAGGATCTGCCGTTTCCCGAAAAGATGGCCAAGATCTTGTCCCTTTTGGCCGGCGAGGGGAGCCGCCGGGCTCGGTTTCGATGCTGCGTCGCCCTGACGTCGCCAACTGGCGAAACGAAGATTTTCGAAGCGACCTGTGAAGGAGCGATTGCCCAAGCTCCAAGCGGAGGCGGCGGATTCGGTTACGACCCGATCTTTCTGCCCGACGACGCCGACGGACGAACAATGGCCGATCTAACCGCCGATGAAAAGCATCGCATCAGCCACCGCGGAAAGGTGCTGGCGATGGTGGGCGACTACCTCGAAGCGGACGGTACCCTCTAA
- the surE gene encoding 5'/3'-nucleotidase SurE, with translation MRILVTNDDGIRAPGIRILTDVAKRFGLVKVVAPDRERSACGHSMTMRDPLRVTEFEWDGCEAFEVSGVPTDCVNVGLSFGWPDGCDLILSGVNNGPNLGFDVTYSGTVAAAMEGTILGVPSIAVSMASLVTGAPIHYDTGLAWLEENLERLIQAPTKPLTFLNVNIPNVSDPIEIRGIRATPMGQRVYVNRIERRDDPWGRPYFWQGGVTVMTADQPGTDVQAITEGFVSVTPVSLDWTDYGHLGSLERAIIPRHEV, from the coding sequence GTGCGCATCTTGGTGACCAACGACGACGGGATCAGGGCTCCCGGAATCCGAATTCTGACCGATGTCGCCAAGCGGTTCGGACTGGTAAAGGTGGTGGCGCCGGATCGCGAACGATCGGCATGCGGACACTCGATGACGATGCGCGACCCGTTGCGCGTAACCGAGTTCGAATGGGACGGCTGCGAAGCGTTCGAGGTGTCGGGAGTGCCGACGGACTGCGTCAATGTCGGTCTCTCCTTTGGCTGGCCGGACGGCTGCGATCTCATCCTCAGCGGCGTCAATAATGGCCCAAACCTCGGATTCGACGTCACGTATAGCGGTACGGTTGCAGCGGCAATGGAAGGGACCATCTTGGGGGTGCCGAGCATCGCCGTCAGCATGGCCTCCCTCGTGACTGGCGCTCCGATCCACTACGACACGGGTCTCGCTTGGCTGGAAGAAAACCTGGAGCGCCTGATCCAAGCCCCAACCAAGCCTCTGACCTTCCTCAACGTGAACATCCCGAACGTCTCGGACCCGATCGAAATTCGCGGCATCCGCGCGACCCCGATGGGGCAGAGGGTCTACGTGAACCGAATCGAACGGCGAGACGACCCCTGGGGCCGGCCGTACTTCTGGCAAGGCGGAGTAACCGTCATGACCGCCGATCAGCCGGGAACCGACGTCCAGGCGATTACGGAAGGGTTCGTCAGCGTCACCCCGGTCTCGCTCGATTGGACAGACTACGGCCATTTGGGGAGCTTGGAGCGGGCGATCATTCCACGCCACGAAGTCTAA
- a CDS encoding ATP-binding protein, whose translation MTIVEESLNEEIDAGIRTALLRQEVDFAKRESELLREAKEQAESANQAKTEFLANISHEIRTPLNGVLGIASLLLETDLSLEQREYANLIRVSGDALLGVIGNVLDISRIEAGKLTLEAAEFDFVQMCDEVAAALALRAHDNGVEVNVSAPFAFPPRLVGDQTRLRQLLVNLVGNAIKFTEQGEVLIKVSMVSESEEVVKIRVEVSDTGIGIPLDRQVAVFESFTQADGSTSRRFGGTGLGLAISKRLIEMMGGVIGLTSMLGKGSTFWFEVDLARGAPALDETPFIKNIERHVVLAVTNPRDLSMLEENLRGFGFDVQVVSRLDEIERIPSLIVVEAACPKKDVEQVRAPSGSTTPGLGDHPVGGCGERRGARGSCASEADSAEEAAFGIGGNTRSRVRPEEP comes from the coding sequence TTGACTATCGTCGAGGAGTCGTTAAATGAGGAGATCGATGCCGGAATCAGGACGGCGCTCCTGAGGCAGGAAGTCGACTTCGCAAAGCGCGAATCGGAGCTGCTTCGAGAGGCAAAAGAGCAGGCGGAGAGCGCGAACCAGGCAAAGACCGAATTCCTCGCGAACATCAGTCATGAGATTCGCACTCCCCTAAACGGGGTGCTCGGCATCGCCTCGCTCCTTCTCGAAACCGACCTCAGTCTGGAGCAGCGCGAATACGCCAACCTGATCCGGGTTTCGGGCGACGCGCTGCTCGGCGTTATCGGCAACGTGCTCGACATCTCGAGGATCGAGGCCGGGAAGCTAACGCTCGAGGCGGCCGAATTCGACTTCGTGCAAATGTGCGACGAGGTGGCGGCGGCCCTTGCCTTGCGCGCGCACGACAATGGGGTCGAGGTGAACGTGTCGGCTCCGTTCGCGTTTCCGCCGCGGCTTGTCGGCGATCAAACCCGGCTCCGGCAACTCCTCGTCAACCTGGTGGGGAACGCTATCAAGTTCACGGAGCAAGGCGAGGTCCTCATTAAAGTCTCCATGGTCTCCGAATCGGAGGAGGTGGTCAAGATCCGGGTCGAAGTTTCGGATACGGGCATCGGAATCCCGCTCGACCGACAAGTCGCCGTTTTTGAGAGCTTCACTCAGGCGGACGGCTCGACAAGTCGGCGATTCGGCGGAACGGGCTTGGGACTCGCCATCAGTAAGAGGTTGATCGAGATGATGGGAGGCGTCATCGGGTTGACGAGCATGCTCGGGAAGGGATCCACGTTCTGGTTTGAGGTCGATCTCGCAAGGGGGGCTCCGGCGCTCGACGAAACACCGTTCATCAAGAACATCGAGCGTCACGTCGTCCTCGCAGTCACAAATCCGCGGGATCTTTCGATGCTGGAGGAAAACCTGCGCGGTTTTGGCTTCGACGTCCAAGTGGTCTCGCGTCTCGACGAGATCGAGCGGATTCCCAGCCTTATCGTCGTTGAGGCGGCTTGCCCGAAGAAGGATGTGGAGCAGGTTCGCGCGCCTAGCGGTTCCACAACTCCCGGTCTTGGTGATCACCCCGTTGGGGGATGCGGTGAGCGACGCGGAGCACGCGGTTCGTGTGCTTCTGAAGCCGATTCAGCGGAAGAAGCTGCATTCGGTATTGGTGGAAATACTCGGAGTCGGGTTCGCCCCGAAGAGCCGTGA
- a CDS encoding tetratricopeptide repeat protein, whose amino-acid sequence MKHGSDNPPSVTERDALSPFLPRSAPSANESPDRIIERTREAIEAARAGGNPIAEAAASSDLCVMLREAGRLNEAIEAGYLALELSNRENAFSEKTQALLALSGCYLHIGNPRTAFSYLAEAESTARRYGSRDEIAEVLLSQSASFGRVRNPEKALEYALLVKGEFGNDLSDIRRSSMCNNIAASLNDLGRYAESLPYVDEGLASLTDPGQELSRAFLLGNKAVALSHAGEIDSVLAIVRQVEELAERHGRQILVAGLMEELGVSYFKLGHSEQARVCLERAKAVAESLSLKNIVRTVCKHLAQVYEELGLPEEAGRDAQDCLDYRRGVVK is encoded by the coding sequence GTGAAGCATGGAAGCGATAACCCGCCGTCGGTGACCGAGCGGGATGCCTTATCGCCGTTTCTCCCCCGGTCGGCGCCGTCCGCGAACGAATCGCCAGATCGGATCATCGAGCGGACCCGGGAAGCGATCGAGGCGGCGAGAGCGGGCGGAAATCCGATCGCGGAGGCGGCAGCGAGCAGTGACCTTTGCGTTATGCTCCGCGAGGCGGGAAGGCTCAACGAAGCGATCGAAGCCGGCTACTTGGCTCTCGAACTCAGTAATCGGGAGAATGCGTTCTCCGAGAAGACCCAGGCGCTCTTGGCCCTCTCCGGCTGCTATCTGCATATTGGGAATCCGCGGACGGCGTTTTCCTATTTGGCCGAGGCGGAAAGCACCGCCCGCCGTTACGGATCCCGAGACGAGATCGCGGAGGTCCTTCTAAGCCAGAGCGCTTCGTTCGGTCGGGTGCGGAACCCGGAAAAAGCGCTGGAGTATGCGCTGCTTGTCAAGGGAGAGTTTGGAAACGACCTCTCAGACATCCGACGATCTTCGATGTGTAACAACATCGCGGCGAGCCTGAACGACCTCGGCCGCTATGCCGAATCGCTTCCTTATGTCGACGAAGGGTTGGCATCGCTTACCGATCCTGGCCAGGAACTATCGCGGGCGTTCCTCCTCGGCAATAAGGCGGTGGCGCTTAGTCACGCGGGCGAGATCGACAGCGTCCTGGCGATCGTGCGGCAGGTGGAAGAGCTAGCCGAGCGGCATGGCCGGCAGATCCTCGTCGCCGGACTGATGGAGGAGCTGGGCGTCTCGTATTTCAAGCTCGGCCATTCGGAGCAGGCGCGAGTGTGCCTCGAACGGGCAAAAGCCGTTGCCGAATCGCTTTCGCTTAAGAACATCGTCCGAACCGTTTGCAAACATCTCGCTCAGGTTTACGAAGAGTTGGGATTACCGGAAGAAGCGGGCCGCGATGCTCAGGATTGCCTTGACTATCGTCGAGGAGTCGTTAAATGA
- a CDS encoding ROK family protein has product MSSCVIGVDLGGTNVRAGAFYEDGSEAGPSYSNPSKAQEGTPAILASIAATIQQAVATAAVKPTEVGLAIPGHVDDERGMIVWAPNFGENVNGVFKYWENVEVRDPLAKMTGLNIRMGNDANLAALGEYKFGTGRNSAKCLVMLTIGTGIGGGVVMAPISVQGDARGPLVLLGGNKGGAELGHTVVNYQGPECNSGEFGSLESYCQRDAIVRRAQHRIRRGRKTILNDMVGEDLSKLTPKHISQAAEQGDEVSLEVWEEVGTMLGVGIGNFIAIFAPDIVAIGGQIAKAGDLLLKPAIRTARNVAVPSLFSDAKIVVAEQIEDAGMLGGAALALEPRT; this is encoded by the coding sequence GTGAGCAGTTGTGTAATCGGCGTGGACCTTGGCGGCACTAACGTGCGCGCGGGCGCATTCTATGAAGACGGTTCGGAGGCGGGTCCAAGTTACAGCAATCCGTCGAAGGCGCAAGAGGGAACCCCGGCAATTTTAGCGAGCATCGCGGCCACGATCCAGCAGGCGGTCGCAACCGCGGCGGTGAAACCGACCGAAGTGGGGCTCGCGATTCCCGGCCATGTCGACGACGAGCGGGGAATGATCGTGTGGGCGCCGAATTTTGGCGAGAACGTCAACGGGGTGTTCAAGTACTGGGAGAACGTCGAAGTTCGCGACCCGCTGGCGAAGATGACGGGACTCAACATCCGAATGGGGAACGACGCCAACCTCGCCGCCCTAGGGGAGTACAAGTTTGGCACGGGACGCAATTCGGCCAAATGCCTGGTCATGCTCACGATCGGAACCGGCATCGGCGGCGGCGTCGTGATGGCTCCGATTTCCGTTCAAGGCGACGCCCGGGGGCCGTTGGTGCTGCTTGGCGGGAACAAAGGGGGCGCCGAGCTCGGGCACACCGTGGTGAATTATCAGGGGCCTGAGTGTAATTCAGGCGAATTCGGTTCGCTGGAGAGCTACTGCCAGCGCGACGCGATCGTCCGCCGAGCCCAGCACCGAATTCGGCGGGGAAGGAAAACGATCCTGAACGACATGGTCGGTGAGGATCTCTCGAAGCTAACGCCCAAACATATCTCGCAGGCGGCGGAGCAGGGCGACGAGGTTTCGCTTGAAGTTTGGGAGGAGGTAGGCACAATGCTTGGGGTTGGCATCGGCAACTTCATCGCGATCTTCGCGCCCGACATCGTAGCAATCGGCGGTCAAATCGCCAAGGCGGGCGATCTTCTTCTGAAGCCGGCGATCCGGACGGCGAGGAATGTCGCGGTTCCCTCGCTCTTCAGCGACGCCAAAATCGTCGTCGCCGAACAGATCGAAGACGCGGGCATGCTGGGCGGGGCCGCTCTCGCTCTCGAGCCGCGGACCTAA